DNA sequence from the Alkaliphilus metalliredigens QYMF genome:
TTATGCACATATTCCAGGATTAAAGGTAGTGATTCCATCCACACCCTATGATGCCAAGGGGTTATTAGCTGCTGCCATTAGAGATGAAGATCCTGTGATTTTTTTAGAACCTAAACGAATTTACCGTGCCTTCAAACAGGAAGTGCCGGATGAAGAATATATTTTACCTATTGGAAAGGCAAACATTGTGAAAGAAGGAGGAGATGTGACCCTGATTTCATGGGGTGCAATGATGAGAGAAACCCTCAAGGCAGCAGAATTAGCTAATGAAAAAGGGATTCATGCTGAAGTAATCGATCTCAGAACCGTAGCACCCATTGATCAAGAGACCGTAATTGAATCGGTGAAGAAAACCGGAAGAGTGGTCATTGTCCATGAGGCCACCAAGACATTGGGGATTGGAGCAGAGTTAATCTCCATCATTAATGAGAAAGCCTTCTTGTATTTAGAAGCACCTCCGGCTAGGGTGACTGGCTTTGATATGCCTTTTCCATTGCCAAGGGGAGAACAACATTATATACCAAGTCCAGATCGAATTCTGAGAAAAATAGAAGCGGTTTCAAATTACTTGACATAGGAGGGAGGAATCAATATGGTTGAATTTAAATTCCCGGATATCGGTGAAGGGATTTCAGAAGGGATATTAACAAAATGGATGGTGAAAGCTGGAGACAACATCAAAGAAGGAGAGTCCCTCTGTGAAGTAGAAACCGATAAAGTAACCACAGAGCTTCCTTCTCCAGCCACAGGCCTGGTTAATAGCCTGAAGGGTGAAGAGGGAGATACAATATATGTAGGGGATGTCATCGTCAAAATAGACACCGGTGATCACGCTGAGGAAGAATCTAAAAACCGCACAACCTCTGAATCAAATGAAAAGAAACTGGAAAAGGTAGAAGAAGAGGAAAACGCTGGTGTTGTAGGAGCCTTAGAAGTATCAGATGAAGTCATGGGCGCCAGTCAAGAGGCCAGAGGAGAAAAAGCGGTAAAGGGTCAAAGTAAAAAAGTATTGGCAACACCGGTTGCTAGACAAATGGCCTATGATCTAGGTATTGCCATTGGCACAATTAAAGGGACGGGACCATTGGGGCGGGTAATGAAGGCAGATATAAAAGTAGCTCATGAAAGAAAACAACAGAATGGACCATTAGAAAGTCAGCCTAAAAAGTCATCAATGGAGCCGAAGGAAGCCCAAGGGCAATTGAGTGATAAGGAAGAGAGAATAAAGCTTTCCATGCTACGTAAAACCATTGGCAAACGAATGACTGAGTCATTCTATACCGCTCCCCATGCCTTATGCATTGATGAGGTAGATGTAACGGATTTAGTAGCCTACCGTGAAGAAATGAAGAATCATTTTGTAGAAGAAAAGGAGATTAAAATAACCTATTTACCATTTATGATTAAGGCAGTCATGCTGGCATTAAAGGACTATCCTAGATTTAATGCGCAACTTGATGAAGAAAATCAAATGTTGATCCTGAAAAAGTATTATAATATTGGGATTGCAGTAGATACACCTGAGGGGCTAACGGTTCCTGTTATCAAAGATGTAGATCAAAAAGGACTGATGAGCTTAATGGAAGAAAGTGTAAGATTGAGCCAAAGTGCCAAGGATAAAAGTCTTAAATTAAACCAGTTGAAAGGAAGTACATTTACCATTACCAACTTGGGGTCATTGGGAGTTAAAAGTGGTATGCCCATTATTAACTACCCAGAAGTGGCAATAATAGGTATTGGGCAGATTGAACAAAAACCCGTTGTGGTAGATAATGAAGTGGTCATAAGATGGATGATGCCCCTGTCTTTATCCTTTGATCATCGGGTATTAGACGGTGGAGATGTGGGAAGGTTTTTAAATCAATTTAAAAAATACATTAAAGATATTAAAGGATTACTGTTGAGATAATTAATTTGTTTATTCAGAGAAGTAAATGAAGAAGGAGTTGAGAAGATGACCTATGATGTACTTGTGTTAGGAGGCGGTCCTGGTGGTTATGTTGCAGCCATCAAGGCGGCTCATTTAGGTGGAAAAGTAGCCCTGGTTGAAAATGGCTATTTCGGTGGGGTGTGCCTCAACTGGGGTTGTATCCCAACGAAAGCACTTTTGAAAAATGCCCGGGTCTACCAAGATGTGCTTATGGGAGATTTTTATGGGATTGAAGGAATTGACAAAAGTCAATTAAGTATTAACTGGCCTGCTATGTTGAAGCGAAAAGATAGAATTGTCCGTCAACTAGTTGGTGGCGTAAAAGGATTGCTGAAAAAAAATAAAGTCGATGTATTTGATGGATTTGGTACATTGATTGATGCCAATCATATCGAAGTAAAGGGACAACAGTTAGAAGGAAAGAAGCTCATCATTGCCACGGGTACCAGTCCTATGATTCCGGATATACCTGGGCTGGAAGCTTCTATGAAGGCTGGGAATATCTTAACCAGTAAAGAACTTTTATCCATTGAGGCCTTGCCTAAATCAGTAGTCATTTTAGGGGGAGGGGTTATTGCCATCGAGTTTGCCACCCTACTAAATGCCCTTGATGTTGAAGTCACAGTGATTCAACGATCTGATCGAATATTAAAAGGGGTGGAAGAAGAAATGGCGCTGACCCTAAGTAAGGATTTAATAAAGCGTAAAGTCAAAATTGTGACGAATAGCAGCGTAGAGAAAATTGAAGGTACCCGAGTGTTCACAAAGATCAATGGTGAAGAGGAGATATTTGAGGGAGATAAAATTTTACTTTCTTTGGGGACATCACCCAATGTTAAGGGATTAGAGGCCTTATCCCTAGATATGGATAAAAAGGGGATCATCACAAATGACAAAATGGAGACCAGTATCACTGGAGTCTATGCAATCGGTGACGTCAATGGAAAGTATCAACTTGCCCATGTAGCCAGTGCGGAAGGAATCGTTGCGGCTGAAAATGCAATGGGAGGAAATGAAGAATTAAATTATAACATTGTTCCTTCTTGTATTTATAGTTTTCCTGAAATTGCTTCTGTGGGATTAACAGAAGAAGAAGCCCGACAAAAAGATTATGATGTGGTAGTCAGTAAGTTTCCTTTAGCGGCCAATGGAAAGGCAATGGCTGAAGGAGAAAATATTGGATTTGTTAAAATCATTGCAGATAAGAAATATGGAGAAATACTGGGAACACATATTATGGCAGTTCATGCCACGGATATGATCTCAGAGGCCATTGTGTCTATGCAGCTAGAGGGAACAGCCTATGATGTTGCAAAGGCAATTCATCCCCATCCAACGATGTCTGAAATTGTAATGGAAGCAGCCCATGGTATTATGGATCAACCAATACATTTTTAAAAAATATATCAGATAAAAGAGAAGTTCTATAAATGCATGGAAGATGAAGCGCCAGTAAGGAGGTCTATAAAACCCTCTTGACTGGCGTTTTTCGACAACTATACTAGCACTTATGTAGGAAAGTTAATATATTTTATTTGATTGTTATGGCGTTATACCAAGTAAATTGATATAATATGATCATGAACTTTTGAAAGGGGGCATGACATGATTTCGACAAAACTATTGATTATTGACTCCCCAGGGGAAAACATGGATCATCTTAAAAGCGTACTTCGTAAACATGGTTATGAAGTAGAACAGCAAAAGATTAGTGATACGGATGTGAATACGATATTCATATCAATGCCCCATATTATTTTTATTTCCATTGATTCAGAAGCAGAAGAAAAGCTCAATGTCATAAAAAAATTAAAAGAAAATGAAGATACTAAACATATACCAATTATTTTTGGTGTAGAGAAACGAGAGAAAGTAAAAGGCATTTCGCATCTAGAATATAAGGTAGATGATTATATGCTAAAGCCTATTGATGAAGAGGAGCTCATTTCAAAGATAGAAAAGTTAGAAAAGATTATTGAACTACAAAAAGCATTGAGTCTATCCAACCAAGCGCTAAAAGAGAGTTTACATACGGTTGAAAGACAAAAAATAGAACTGGAACAGAACTTAACTCTGGCTTCGAAAATTCAAGAGGCTTTGATTCCAAAATCCTTAGGTTATATTCCGAATTGCTCTTTTTT
Encoded proteins:
- a CDS encoding dihydrolipoamide acetyltransferase family protein, translating into MVEFKFPDIGEGISEGILTKWMVKAGDNIKEGESLCEVETDKVTTELPSPATGLVNSLKGEEGDTIYVGDVIVKIDTGDHAEEESKNRTTSESNEKKLEKVEEEENAGVVGALEVSDEVMGASQEARGEKAVKGQSKKVLATPVARQMAYDLGIAIGTIKGTGPLGRVMKADIKVAHERKQQNGPLESQPKKSSMEPKEAQGQLSDKEERIKLSMLRKTIGKRMTESFYTAPHALCIDEVDVTDLVAYREEMKNHFVEEKEIKITYLPFMIKAVMLALKDYPRFNAQLDEENQMLILKKYYNIGIAVDTPEGLTVPVIKDVDQKGLMSLMEESVRLSQSAKDKSLKLNQLKGSTFTITNLGSLGVKSGMPIINYPEVAIIGIGQIEQKPVVVDNEVVIRWMMPLSLSFDHRVLDGGDVGRFLNQFKKYIKDIKGLLLR
- a CDS encoding alpha-ketoacid dehydrogenase subunit beta produces the protein MAVINLLQAVNQTLKQEMKRDKRVIVFGEDVGLEGGVFRATVDLQKEFGPDRCMDSPLSESGIVGAGIGLAINGLIPVVEMQFMGFSYPAFNQIISHMARMRNRSRGRYTVPMVIRMPYGGGIRALEHHSESTEALYAHIPGLKVVIPSTPYDAKGLLAAAIRDEDPVIFLEPKRIYRAFKQEVPDEEYILPIGKANIVKEGGDVTLISWGAMMRETLKAAELANEKGIHAEVIDLRTVAPIDQETVIESVKKTGRVVIVHEATKTLGIGAELISIINEKAFLYLEAPPARVTGFDMPFPLPRGEQHYIPSPDRILRKIEAVSNYLT
- the lpdA gene encoding dihydrolipoyl dehydrogenase produces the protein MTYDVLVLGGGPGGYVAAIKAAHLGGKVALVENGYFGGVCLNWGCIPTKALLKNARVYQDVLMGDFYGIEGIDKSQLSINWPAMLKRKDRIVRQLVGGVKGLLKKNKVDVFDGFGTLIDANHIEVKGQQLEGKKLIIATGTSPMIPDIPGLEASMKAGNILTSKELLSIEALPKSVVILGGGVIAIEFATLLNALDVEVTVIQRSDRILKGVEEEMALTLSKDLIKRKVKIVTNSSVEKIEGTRVFTKINGEEEIFEGDKILLSLGTSPNVKGLEALSLDMDKKGIITNDKMETSITGVYAIGDVNGKYQLAHVASAEGIVAAENAMGGNEELNYNIVPSCIYSFPEIASVGLTEEEARQKDYDVVVSKFPLAANGKAMAEGENIGFVKIIADKKYGEILGTHIMAVHATDMISEAIVSMQLEGTAYDVAKAIHPHPTMSEIVMEAAHGIMDQPIHF